From the Helianthus annuus cultivar XRQ/B chromosome 17, HanXRQr2.0-SUNRISE, whole genome shotgun sequence genome, the window agctcgagcttgagaaaatacaaacgagccgagctcgagctttgaaaacaaagctcgaattgagccgagctcgagcccaagctctcataagttaatcgaactcgagcctggtcgagctcgggctcggctcggctcgtttgcacccctactttAATCTAAGAGTTATTCATGCATGATTAGAGAGACATCTAGAATCTCTAACAGggtaaaataaaaaggaaacattAACTATTAACTAAAAGGATAATATGCAAAAACATATTTTATTACTGATGATATAACTTTGAAAGTTATTGACCAAAAAAGGTTTTTGGTTAACCCCCGTGACCTGTGTTAACATGTGGAAAATTTTAGCTATTTTGACCTGAACAAGTTTTGACGTATTACCCATTCGGCTCATTCGGACATATATACCAAAACATATGAAGGAAGTAAGGAACCCTTTAGTGACAGAATGAGGCATCAAGAAAACTAACCACGGGGTCAGGTGCATCCTCTTCCTTGCACATTGACCATGGGACGCATGTGTTCAGTCCGACTTCCATTTTTGCGGCCCAATTCATGTACGCTTTTCTAGGGGGTCCAAGTGACTTCCCTTGTGCACCATACTCATTCTCAATCTAATTTAAAAATGTATGAATTGAAATTTAATCAAAACTACatagttttaaaagaaaaaacaaaaaccaaTCGAAAAGTTGGATAAAAATTAGAACCTGTGAGAGGATGGTCGGGCCACCTTGTGATTCGAACAAGTTTTCAGCCTTCATCATCTCTACTATCTTCTGTGTAAATCCTTGCATAGCTGCCTATAGTATTATTACCATATAATAAGCCACAAAATGAGGGTCATATTTTGTCATTTCATTTAAAAAAATTCCATAAAAAGCTAAAATAAATTAAGAAGTTATGAAAAATTAAACCTTAAATGGCTCATTATCAGTTCTGAAGCTCATACCAGGAACATACTTCAACCATACTGGAAAACCACTATAAACATTAAGAAAAAGTCGATCAACAACAATAAAAAGTCCACAAAAGTTTGAAACTTGAAAAAGTCAAACATTATGAAACTGTGTAAACTAACCAGATAGGTTGGATTATGAACCGGCTGGTTACAAGTCGGACCGGTTGAACTGGCGAATTACCGAAGCAggctttttaatttttttatattttttttctttcaattaTAGCCAATTAATCAGTGCTGGCATTTGCCCAAAGGGTGCCCTACAGACAGTCACTCCACTAGAATGTAGTATAAAGTCATCTCCATAACCTCATATGTTCTGTCACTGAAATGGAGACAAAATAAACGGGTTACCGAACTGTAAATCTGATATGGTTAGCAGCCATCGATTTAGATCACTGTTGACCAGTGTTATGTACCCCACCCAACCAGACCTAAGATGTGGTACCAACAGAtgatattacaaaaaaaaaaagttctgTTGACATCAGTTCAAAGAATTTCGAAGATATATAAAATTGTATAATGAGCCACCAGAGAAGATACGACAACTGACTACACCTACTCACATCATCTTCTTCTGACTCTCCCCACCTTAACCCTAGGTAGACAAGTGAGGTTGGGAAATTCTGTTGTCCCCATTCCAAGATGGGCTTCTTCAAACCCCCTATGATAAGGGTTTGCAATTTGGGAGGCCAAAACCCACGAGGAAAGGAACTGTCTGTACCTGAACAATTGTATACAAGTCAATCATAAAACCTGAACACATTCAAaacaaaaatgaagaaaaaaacaCCTTTCACATAATCACTAATCAGAGAGTATTAAGATACATGGTAAAACTAATCTAGCCATACAACCTCAAATATCAATATGATACCAAGATCTGATTCCCAGATACAATCAAGAGCATCAATTTGCTTAAGAAATGCAAATTGACACAAATCAAAAACCCTAAGACGAAGGAGAAGGAGAACTCAAAATACCAAGATCTAATTCTGATATACAAACACACAATTTCAATTCATCAAATGAATAAACCTCATGATTCCAGCTTCAATTTCACAAAtcgaaataaaaaaaattgaataaaAGGCCGAAAGATTACCTGAAAGGTGAAATTGCTTGTGTTTGTTCTGCAAGAGGCTGAGTTCTTCAATGTAAGGGAGGGAGGGGGAGCAGCAATTTAGAATTTTGGTAGAGGAGTTCTTTgattaaaaccctaattaatcAATTTTTGAAGCGCGCGGATCAATTAAAAAATTATCCGCCAAGTGGGGCTAGCTCACTTGGTAGAGGCTCATGCTTCTTAgtgggaggtcttgggttcaatccCAAGCAAGGGTGAGTTATTTGTAAATATAGGAGTTTGGGAGAGTAAcgttagccattcaaaaaaaaaaaaaaaattaaaaaattatccCGCCTAATTAATTTTTCATGTTGCCACCACTAATATGGTGGCAATTAAAAGATACAGGATGATTTAGACACATTTTTATAATACTTATTAAAATTATTTGATATTTTCCATAAATTTGCTACCGAAAGTAAATGGTAGCAAAATTTCCTACCATTTTGCTACCGTATCATACTAAATACACGTATTTGCATTTTTGTGGCAAATCAATCACTAAATTTGCTACCATTTTCTTTTCGGTAGCAAATTTTGGTCACAATTGCCcatttttctagtagtgtatgtttttattaagaaaaatatgagaagattagtagtgattttataagaaaaagatgtgtttttattaaacatggcaaagtccatatttctaataaaatatggccaagtttttcttaaaaatcataagttacaaaaactattatttttgacaaaatctttattagattaaaaagatttcaaagaatagtttttataaaagcaaagtttgatataaatatatatttttgagaaaatatatatttagttaacttaacaacttatgtgctatgtgtcatttgtttgtattagttatatttatgataactaggaacttgaatacaatgatacaaatgaacacaatgtacatttcgactaaagtcttacaagactacatttAAATACATCTTATAAACACCTTACGGACATTCCGAGTTTTCAaacacaacttatggtcaaaacggacgacgggcGAATCTATGAACATCTCGCCATTCCGAGGAAGTTACTACGACgtttaggcgatctttcgacACGAATACATACACATCACCGAAAACAATATCCgaatgttttgaaacttataaaaactattgtgtattcttttaactaaaaagcctatacttagtaatttttataaaaatgaaagaatatatttttaacaaatgggcttctcttataacaaatgggctattttacgaatgggcttatttttaacaaatgggcttattttataacaaatgggctatttttacaaatgggcttatcatcctaaatgggcttaacataaatacatgggctaagcccaataccaaaaattatgggctaagcccaatacccaacactattgaggcccaacactatttaggcccaacactattgaggcccaacactatttaagcccaacactattgaggcccaacactatttaggcccaacactatttaggcccaacactatttaggcccaacactattgaggcccaacactatttaggcccaacactatttaggcccaacactattgaagcccaacactattttggcccaacaacatgaattcttgggctaagcccaatgacatataaattggtaaaaatacaattatacaatttattcatACAAGACATGAAATCCAGAGGACAAGACCCGATGAtacaactcacgagatacaagaaTATATATTTGGCGAAATATATACACTAAACAGTTATCAATTAATACATCTAAGACACAGTTCAATGAATAACAAAGACATACAATTCTTAACACATATTCAAGAtaaaagacttgtactcaagtcattacaagaccgaagtgtctaacaaatatagaacGTTTGTAGGTGGTGATACTATTCAGGACGACCGTACGTCAGATCACAGTTACTTACCATTCAcggacgcaattctgtgagttcatgtcccctattcatttaaatgttttacaactttacaactatcggggaaaatacatgttcaacgtatgttaaagttagggaatgaaacaccttagatcatgtgcgaattagggttatacatctaagcaccattaatccagtttggacctaggtacaagtggttagatctaatgggttttggcgagccccactcttggtcgtggacccatacggaagagtgcttttgtgtcccagtcgataggaatcggcataaaatcgtctagggttggattgcttcctttttcgtcacacatattaatgtcctcgcgaaacattaatgatcaacgatttcattgacgctttacatactacatcattacatacagatacattttatacaactcacattttatggatacattttatacaactcacattttatggatacattttatacaactcacattttacagatacatctcatccaactaaactgcatgaactcgccaacttttgttgatgttttcaaacttaacatgtatttcagggaattagtggaccatgcagacatttcagtcaaggaaagcaagtatcaagactccatgccaccatttaaagggtttgcccgttatataccgcctctttgcggtgatatagtggtcaaagccttgacattttaagacttacatttcgaagtataaaacaatgacaacttattttcatttgatggtttgtaaccaatacatttaacttatttgcGTTCAtttgaaacgattatgacaatggcattggagcttgtttttattcatttagtatgttcacttatattgttatgcaatgagaactgatcagatcacacctcgcgcttccgctacgagcgggtgtgacagattggtatcagagcatcgattgtagtgaaccaggattctttctcgagtctaagtctacaatcactagggacctctcacgaaaacctcttgttcatgttgaacagattataaataaaattggacaggtcaaaaggttttcattgcataaacatttttcaaggtccactacaacaaaaattcacttcacataaatcaagcgaggacatttccatgggtGAAGTCTATGAGAAATAGACACATTACATTAACAGACTATGTGCCTGCAATACATTACATTATCAGTTTACGCATTATAAACAATTTACAAGTTTAGCTTATACAAGATAGAAATCCTTGATTGATAGgattttacatgattatataCATACATTATTCATATATGTGTTGTACAAAATATTTGGCAAGAACAAAATGCCTTCAACTTCGAATTCCATTGTCATCCTTGACACACATAACATGGTTAAGACACGACATCTTTTACACAAGATATGATACTCTATTTGCAAACATGACATATTTTATACAATACATCTTCCATGAGAATATCGACCTCACGTCTATTGCGGAGCTCATGACGAACGTGGTTCCTAAGTGAGACCATAGAGCATTGATCCCGTGGAAGAATAGTTCCTAAGTGAGACCATAGAGCATTGATCCCGTCTATTGCTGAGATGCCTGACTTCAGTAGTGACGATGAGGCGGAGGTGGAAGCCTTGGACAACAACTCCATtagtgggacgaggtccctgTGGCTCATCCAAATCATGATTGATGACACTCTtgtccagacaaggaagatgaagtactctTCTTAAAGGTGCCCCTCCAGTTGTTATTTTTACGAATTCTCTTAATTTTTATTTCATCTAATGCCGTGCCATTCTGCGAGTAATGACAACGGACGTTGACACATGAACTATCATGAAGTTCCCTCCTGTGTTAAACTTAGACAATAGTGTCCTCTCTCTGACTGATCATCTGCTTTGAACAAGAGAATgttagggtgaccatgcaagccaaattattattacgggggcccacgtaataacaacttgtagtgcatgggaatCCTGGTAAACTCTACGGGCAAAGCTAGTGATCACTATCCATTCAAAATTCTCAAGTTATTCAAATTTCTATCCAGTAGAACACTAACCGATATGGTTACCATAACACCCTACAATACAATACAGGAAAACGATACGTATTGTTTGCACCTAACATTCGATCTACAACACGAGTTGTTCGAGACTAGTCatctaaacaaacaaaacttgttaaCCACTCATGGAGGATCTTTCCTCAACGTTCTAGAATTCTTGTACAAGAGTGGGTTCTCTGGTGTCTGTGACACCTTATCTTACTTATTGGAAATGAATATAATAAATCCCGTCATTTGACATTTGTCCTATCCAAAGGGATAGTATGGCATGAGCCATACTACAACCCCCTCATTGCATTCTGTTCGACATCTGTGAAGATCTTAATGATCTTGTTAGAGCTCGTGAAGCTCAAGTACTATTTCCATATTCGTCACGTGGACAAGTACGACAAAGGAATTTCTCTACTTCGGATGATCAAAGCCTATGTAGTATGGAATGCATACTATAGGGACGGAGACCACTGGTTGGTTTCCCCTCCGCAACGAATTAATTCATTTTTCACTTAGACATATGACCAATATACGCAAGAGGCACTTCACATTTTGGTTTCGGTTATCCACATTATCATCTATTCAAACAAGTATGAACAATGCGAtcttgaggtttccatgaccGATTGCATCCTTCGTTCTTGGGCGCATGATAGACTATATTATCCAAATATATGTCTAGATTCTTTTAATATCGCTTATTAAAAAGATCATGGTGCCAAAAGGAAGGTCTACGCCCAAAAAGGATTAAGAAATCAGCATCTTACTGATTAAGTCAAACAAGAGTTCTTATGGAATAACACGAGGGTGCAGAAATTGCACAACATGAGGTCAATCGAGAAGACACTAGTGACGGTACTAGTGGTActggtagttcaagtggttcaAATCCCGATGGATCGGGAACGAGGGGCAATGCCACACCGGAAGATACGACAGCACAAGGTTTTAAGTCTAAGGCCTTTCCGGACTGTAAGCCGCAAGACCTTGTTAATACGAGAGGTGCGGTAGGTTCTGTCCACCAAATAAAGACAATGAAGTCAATAAGTCATACTAGGAAACGTATTCCTGAGTAGACAATTAGATACATAGAGAGTCTCCTACTAAAAGCTGCCTTAACTTGGCGGAATCTCCGAGTACAAAGGCTAGGAAATGACACAGTAAAGAGGTTGTCGGGGGAAGAACTCAAGGATCTTATACAAGAAGAGTATTGCTCGCTGATttaaattcaaaggttggaaacaaaattctagaactcgatcatgattagagcCAATGTTGTTGGTTACACTCGAGGCTTTCACGATATCTCAAGGGTTGTTTCCATACTACGTAACACCCGAATTCAAACGCATTGTGCGTTACATATGGGATTTAGCCCCAGAGATCCAAGGCATGACCGCATCATCCCACCCTACCTTGATCACTCAAACAGTAGTTACTCGACACATTTCCAATCAACCAGCATTTCACATccatgttatttgatactggtgccaatTTTAGCTTCATTTCAACATTTCACATACATGAGTTTTATGGCTAGGGACGGGAGTGTCCTAGCTACAATtagggattgggttatcctacatctaaacatatggttGGGTTATCcaacatctaaacatatggatagggttatcctacatctaaacatatggattgggttatcctacatttaAACATAGGGATTCCTAAAACTATTCAGTGAAGTCC encodes:
- the LOC110922634 gene encoding beta-galactosidase 5-like isoform X1, whose translation is MSFRTDNEPFKAAMQGFTQKIVEMMKAENLFESQGGPTILSQIENEYGAQGKSLGPPRKAYMNWAAKMEVGLNTCVPWSMCKEEDAPDPVVLPRKQMSNKIFMHRLKS